A single Mycolicibacterium cosmeticum DNA region contains:
- a CDS encoding AMP-dependent synthetase/ligase: MVAERTSRTATPNANSAGTIPVLQSVHNFEALPRTFAQLLVDRAAHEPDTVAFASWQDGIARPTTWGEYLTEVQQIAVGLYELGVRAGDRVAIISTTRREWVIAALAIHSLGAVLVGVYPTSSVPELARVLQISEATAIFAETESDLRKVAEVAGDAPHLRIAIGIDCPPAGLPADVQSTDWRALQKMGWARTAAEPGLFGVLVADGHIDQPAVLFWTSGSTGDPKGVVHTHRSLQYSVLAFAMAYPDIGRVQHDAVAFLGLSHVAPALVNVFVPIMTRLVVTYCTMEERLAVLTAVRPTAIVWPPRMYEKLAGELLDQLRRSGPLFRARYAAAMTVARAVCARRWDGKTLPGFLDALYRFCLRTVFTPLRATYGMDRIAVSWTSSGAMTPELAALWQMWGVDLREMYGTTETCGPVLVQWEKTFYPPGTIGKSLPDARWSVRVGDDGEFQVKGPCLFTGYWQDPAATEATLAGGWYGTGDLVEIRPDGEVAIIGRIKDVLKTSGGKSVSPQPIEVRLKASPLIDEAIVVGEGRKYLTVLLGVSDDARSMPAPELRAALDAWIQQVNAELARPLQLKDFRVLPRALSAELGELTLKSTIRRGVVLTSFADLIDEMYPAREQVQISSQARLPGRNNG; encoded by the coding sequence ATGGTCGCAGAGAGAACTTCCCGGACAGCCACGCCGAACGCCAACAGCGCCGGCACAATCCCTGTCCTGCAGAGTGTCCACAACTTCGAGGCCCTGCCCCGAACCTTCGCCCAACTGCTGGTCGATCGGGCGGCGCACGAACCCGATACCGTGGCCTTCGCCTCCTGGCAGGACGGCATCGCGCGTCCCACGACGTGGGGCGAGTACCTCACCGAGGTCCAGCAGATCGCCGTCGGTCTGTACGAACTCGGTGTCCGGGCCGGTGACCGAGTCGCGATCATCTCCACCACGCGCCGCGAATGGGTCATCGCCGCGCTGGCGATCCACAGCCTCGGCGCGGTGCTCGTGGGCGTCTATCCGACCAGCTCGGTCCCCGAACTGGCACGGGTGCTCCAGATCAGCGAAGCCACGGCGATCTTCGCCGAGACCGAGTCGGATCTGCGCAAAGTTGCCGAGGTGGCCGGGGACGCACCGCACCTGCGCATCGCGATCGGAATCGACTGTCCCCCGGCCGGACTTCCGGCCGACGTGCAATCAACGGACTGGCGAGCGTTGCAGAAGATGGGGTGGGCACGTACGGCCGCCGAGCCGGGCCTGTTCGGCGTCCTCGTCGCGGACGGTCACATCGATCAGCCCGCGGTCCTGTTCTGGACGTCGGGGTCCACCGGAGACCCCAAGGGCGTGGTCCACACCCACCGTTCGCTGCAGTACTCGGTGTTGGCGTTCGCGATGGCGTATCCGGACATCGGCCGGGTGCAGCACGACGCCGTTGCGTTCCTGGGGCTGTCACATGTGGCGCCGGCGTTGGTGAACGTCTTCGTGCCGATCATGACCAGGCTCGTCGTCACCTACTGCACGATGGAAGAGCGCCTGGCCGTGCTCACCGCCGTTCGGCCCACCGCGATCGTCTGGCCGCCGCGCATGTACGAGAAACTTGCCGGCGAATTGCTGGACCAGCTCCGGCGGTCCGGGCCGCTGTTCCGGGCGCGTTACGCTGCGGCCATGACGGTGGCCCGCGCCGTCTGCGCCCGTCGCTGGGACGGAAAGACGCTGCCCGGATTCCTCGATGCGCTGTACCGCTTCTGTCTACGAACGGTTTTCACACCGCTGCGGGCGACCTACGGCATGGATCGCATTGCCGTCAGCTGGACCTCGTCGGGTGCCATGACACCCGAGCTCGCCGCGTTATGGCAGATGTGGGGTGTCGACCTCCGCGAGATGTACGGGACGACCGAAACCTGCGGTCCTGTCCTCGTGCAATGGGAGAAGACCTTCTATCCGCCGGGCACGATCGGCAAATCCCTGCCCGATGCCCGCTGGTCCGTCCGGGTCGGCGACGACGGTGAGTTCCAGGTCAAGGGCCCCTGCCTGTTCACCGGCTACTGGCAAGACCCCGCGGCCACCGAGGCGACCCTCGCCGGCGGTTGGTACGGAACGGGGGATCTGGTCGAGATCCGTCCCGACGGCGAGGTGGCGATCATCGGCCGCATCAAGGATGTCCTCAAGACCAGCGGCGGAAAATCCGTCAGTCCGCAACCCATCGAGGTGCGGCTCAAGGCCAGTCCGTTGATCGACGAGGCGATCGTGGTGGGTGAAGGCCGCAAATACCTGACGGTCCTGCTCGGCGTCAGCGACGACGCCAGGTCGATGCCGGCGCCGGAGCTGCGCGCCGCCCTGGACGCATGGATTCAACAGGTGAACGCCGAACTGGCCCGGCCGTTGCAGCTCAAGGATTTCCGCGTGCTGCCACGCGCCCTGTCGGCCGAGCTCGGCGAGCTCACCCTGAAATCGACCATCAGGCGCGGTGTCGTTCTCACCTCGTTCGCCGACCTCATCGACGAGATGTACCCGGCACGGGAACAGGTTCAGATCTCGAGCCAAGCTCGGCTGCCGGGGCGGAACAATGGCTGA
- a CDS encoding creatininase family protein, which produces MAESASVDHTGREVRIERMTSNEVAAAIEKGACTAILPLAAVEQHGPHLPLSMDADHADELAIRVARELGDALVLPTVRVGYSPHHLGFPGTLSLRASTLEAICTDYGASVADSGFRTLVLFSGHIGNYPVMREFEARLAATLAPLSVLVYTGSQAILDAWRAAAEPSGHGASVGGHADIAETSVMLALHPERVRADRLVPGYQVSIDDAFLARVLSDGLKAFSPNGILGNPIGANPTIGHACLDAVTGLITDYIRSRTGSSAAHDRASREEEET; this is translated from the coding sequence ATGGCTGAGTCGGCGTCGGTGGACCACACCGGCCGCGAAGTGCGGATCGAGCGGATGACCAGCAACGAGGTGGCGGCCGCGATCGAAAAGGGAGCGTGCACCGCGATTCTGCCCCTCGCCGCCGTGGAACAGCACGGCCCACATCTGCCGCTGTCGATGGACGCCGATCATGCCGACGAGCTCGCGATCCGGGTGGCCCGCGAACTCGGGGATGCGCTGGTACTGCCGACGGTCCGGGTCGGGTACTCGCCACATCACCTCGGCTTCCCGGGAACCCTGTCGCTGCGCGCCTCGACACTGGAAGCCATCTGTACGGACTACGGTGCGAGCGTGGCGGATTCGGGGTTTCGCACCCTGGTGCTCTTCTCCGGGCATATCGGGAACTATCCGGTGATGCGCGAGTTCGAAGCGCGGCTGGCGGCCACACTGGCACCGCTGTCGGTGCTCGTCTACACCGGCAGCCAGGCGATCCTCGACGCCTGGCGTGCGGCGGCAGAGCCGTCCGGACACGGCGCCAGTGTCGGCGGCCATGCCGATATCGCCGAAACGTCGGTCATGCTCGCGCTGCATCCCGAACGGGTGCGCGCCGACCGGTTGGTTCCCGGATACCAGGTCAGTATCGACGACGCATTTCTGGCTCGCGTGCTCAGCGATGGCCTCAAGGCGTTCTCCCCCAACGGCATTCTCGGCAACCCCATCGGAGCCAACCCTACGATCGGCCATGCCTGCCTGGACGCGGTGACCGGGCTGATCACCGACTACATCCGCAGCCGGACAGGATCGTCTGCTGCACACGACCGTGCGTCCCGTGAGGAAGAGGAAACATGA
- a CDS encoding flavin reductase family protein: protein MNAFTEIRSGDAVHDMSRLRRLYGRYPTGVAAVCALRDGQPVGIVATSFTPVSMEPALVSICVQHTSTTWPQLSRQDHVGISVLAEGHAQLSRQLAAKNADRFAGLTWFTSDSSAVFLADAAAWLDCRISTSITAGDHDVVLMEVVSAADDENVSPLIFHDSRFRTMFTE from the coding sequence ATGAACGCTTTCACCGAAATAAGATCCGGTGACGCCGTCCACGACATGTCCCGGCTGCGTAGGCTCTACGGCCGCTACCCGACCGGCGTGGCGGCGGTCTGCGCGTTGCGCGACGGTCAACCGGTGGGAATCGTGGCCACCTCGTTCACCCCGGTGTCGATGGAGCCCGCCTTGGTGTCGATCTGTGTGCAGCACACCTCGACCACGTGGCCCCAGTTGTCGCGACAAGATCACGTCGGAATCTCGGTGCTCGCCGAAGGACACGCACAACTGTCTCGTCAGCTGGCGGCCAAGAACGCCGATCGCTTTGCCGGACTGACGTGGTTCACCAGCGATTCCTCCGCGGTGTTCCTCGCCGACGCGGCCGCCTGGCTCGACTGTCGGATCAGCACATCGATCACCGCAGGCGATCACGATGTCGTGCTGATGGAGGTCGTCAGTGCCGCCGACGACGAAAACGTATCCCCACTGATCTTCCACGACAGCCGATTCCGGACGATGTTCACCGAATGA
- a CDS encoding MmgE/PrpD family protein, with protein MTCPSKVRLPAEYLPRRNRPAWRIAEVAADPAAVSTEVRAMVINRIIDNAAVAAAAARRRPATLARAQARAHRRTPGAAIFGVDGAYSAEWAAFANGVAVHDLDLHDVFPAAPDAHPGAAIPALTAVAQQAGLRGADLVNGIATAYEVHLALAQRTHPRQRTVGHPEPLSTAVTAGLGTMLRLSPATIYTALTRTVQLTAAGRSGYSAAYAGKVAIEAVDRAVHGERHPEPPGGHDDGPDWLLTEHDRRTRLPEPGDPKTAILDSCPRRHSAAYGGQAWIDLALKMRDRIGRVEAIESVVLHTRQDTDVTAGPADPCRSGSPAPRDTLAGSVDYLFTVALQDGAVHHDQSYTSERAQRADTVYLRRQISFVEDAAERMPGARATITMKSGAVIIDELAVPDAHPQGARPFRRNDYVAKFTELAEGIIDRREQQRFLDVVTCLGDLKRGSLGMLNPLISQHILDAAPNTHGIFA; from the coding sequence ATGACTTGCCCGAGTAAGGTCCGATTGCCCGCCGAGTACCTGCCCCGCAGGAACAGGCCGGCCTGGCGGATCGCGGAAGTCGCCGCCGATCCCGCCGCGGTGTCGACCGAGGTCAGGGCCATGGTGATCAACCGCATCATCGACAATGCCGCGGTCGCCGCCGCCGCGGCGCGCCGGCGCCCCGCCACGCTCGCGCGGGCCCAGGCCCGGGCACACCGGAGGACGCCAGGTGCGGCGATCTTCGGTGTCGACGGCGCCTACTCCGCCGAATGGGCCGCCTTCGCCAACGGTGTCGCGGTCCACGATCTCGATCTGCACGACGTGTTTCCGGCCGCTCCTGACGCGCATCCCGGCGCTGCCATTCCGGCGCTGACGGCCGTCGCCCAGCAGGCGGGGCTACGCGGCGCCGATCTGGTCAACGGCATCGCGACCGCCTACGAGGTGCACCTCGCGCTGGCTCAGCGGACCCATCCGCGCCAGCGGACGGTCGGTCATCCCGAACCGCTGAGCACCGCGGTGACGGCGGGCCTGGGCACCATGCTCCGGTTGTCCCCCGCGACGATCTACACCGCCCTCACCCGCACGGTGCAGTTGACCGCCGCCGGCCGCAGCGGCTACTCGGCCGCCTACGCCGGCAAGGTGGCCATCGAAGCCGTCGACCGCGCCGTGCACGGCGAACGTCACCCCGAACCACCCGGGGGCCACGACGACGGACCCGACTGGCTGCTGACCGAGCATGACCGCCGGACACGACTCCCGGAACCCGGCGACCCCAAGACGGCGATTCTCGACAGCTGTCCCAGAAGGCATTCCGCGGCCTACGGCGGTCAAGCCTGGATCGATCTGGCTTTGAAGATGCGGGACCGGATCGGCCGGGTCGAGGCGATCGAGTCCGTTGTCCTGCACACCCGGCAGGACACCGACGTGACGGCCGGACCGGCGGATCCATGCCGGTCTGGTTCCCCGGCGCCCCGCGACACGCTCGCTGGATCGGTGGACTACCTGTTCACCGTCGCGCTGCAGGACGGTGCCGTGCATCACGACCAGTCCTACACCTCGGAGCGAGCGCAGCGGGCCGACACGGTGTACCTTCGCCGGCAGATCTCGTTCGTCGAGGATGCGGCCGAACGGATGCCGGGTGCACGCGCGACGATCACGATGAAGTCCGGCGCGGTGATCATCGATGAGCTCGCCGTGCCCGACGCGCACCCGCAGGGCGCGCGCCCCTTCCGGCGCAACGATTACGTCGCGAAGTTCACCGAACTTGCCGAGGGGATCATCGACAGGAGGGAGCAGCAGCGCTTCCTCGATGTCGTCACCTGTCTGGGCGACCTGAAACGGGGATCGCTGGGCATGCTGAATCCCTTGATCAGTCAGCACATCCTGGATGCGGCACCCAACACACATGGCATCTTCGCCTGA
- a CDS encoding AMP-dependent synthetase/ligase translates to MLSALTDFEAVDRTFPQMLCDRERVEPDTVAFQRWAGGAMRPTTWRSYLDEVRAIALGLHALGITAGDRVAILAGPRPEWVIAALAILSVGGIPVGVHQTSSRPEVRHVLENSGATAIFVETGDDAANVAALGTDLEQLRIAVGLEASPTFAAGGLDVHTWQQLRTDGRRLAAADPMLFEKLVEAGDVDQPAGLFYTSGSTGAPKGVTHTHRTIQYSVLGFAMSYPEIGRTRHDLVGFLGLSHVAPALIAVYTPIMTRLVVTHCSIEERLPALIGVRPTAVLWPPRMHEKLAAEALQALSGTGRAFRFCYRLAMSVARPVSARRWQQRELPWYLRAADAVARTTVFAPLLAKVGMDRIEVTWTASGSMTPDVAALWHMWGLDLRELFGTTETCGSVLAQWDRSFPAPGTIGKCLPDPRWQLRVSTEGELLLRSPSLFVGYWQNPEASAAARSDGWYRTGDLVELAPDGEVRIIGRLKDVLKTSGGKMVSPQPIEVRLKASPLIDDAIVVGDGRKYLSVLLCVSHEAKRLTARDRDHALSALLEEVNAELARPCQLKKYRVLPRELSAAAGELTAKGTIRRAAILAAFSDLVDEMYDAGDLDAIAREARYAGPNRKR, encoded by the coding sequence GTGCTTTCGGCGCTGACGGACTTCGAGGCCGTCGATCGGACCTTTCCGCAAATGCTCTGCGACCGGGAACGAGTCGAGCCGGACACCGTCGCCTTCCAGAGGTGGGCCGGTGGTGCGATGCGCCCGACCACCTGGCGCAGCTATCTCGACGAAGTCCGCGCGATTGCGCTCGGTCTGCACGCGTTGGGCATCACCGCGGGTGACCGCGTGGCCATCCTGGCCGGCCCCCGCCCCGAATGGGTGATCGCGGCGCTGGCCATCCTGAGCGTCGGAGGCATCCCGGTCGGTGTCCACCAGACCAGTTCGCGCCCAGAGGTCCGGCACGTCCTGGAAAACAGCGGAGCCACCGCGATTTTCGTCGAAACCGGCGACGACGCGGCCAACGTGGCGGCGCTGGGCACCGATCTCGAGCAACTCCGGATCGCCGTCGGGCTGGAGGCAAGTCCGACGTTCGCAGCGGGCGGTCTGGACGTCCACACCTGGCAGCAATTGCGCACCGATGGCCGCCGGCTGGCCGCCGCGGACCCCATGCTCTTCGAGAAGCTGGTCGAGGCCGGCGACGTCGACCAACCGGCGGGACTGTTCTACACCTCCGGCTCAACGGGCGCGCCCAAGGGCGTCACGCACACCCACCGGACCATCCAGTACTCCGTGCTCGGCTTCGCCATGTCGTATCCCGAGATCGGGCGCACCCGTCACGATCTCGTCGGCTTCCTCGGGTTGTCACACGTTGCCCCGGCTCTCATCGCGGTGTACACGCCGATCATGACCCGACTGGTCGTCACCCACTGCAGCATCGAGGAACGGCTCCCAGCGCTGATCGGCGTGCGGCCGACCGCGGTGCTGTGGCCTCCACGCATGCACGAGAAGCTGGCCGCCGAGGCGCTGCAGGCACTGTCCGGTACCGGCCGGGCGTTCCGATTCTGCTACCGCCTGGCGATGTCGGTGGCCCGGCCGGTCAGCGCACGGCGCTGGCAGCAACGCGAACTGCCCTGGTATCTGCGGGCTGCCGACGCGGTCGCCCGCACAACGGTATTCGCCCCGCTGCTGGCGAAGGTGGGCATGGACCGCATCGAGGTGACCTGGACGGCCTCGGGAAGCATGACCCCCGATGTGGCGGCGCTGTGGCACATGTGGGGCCTTGACCTACGAGAGCTGTTCGGCACCACCGAAACGTGCGGATCGGTGCTGGCGCAATGGGATCGGTCCTTTCCGGCGCCTGGCACCATCGGCAAGTGTCTGCCGGATCCGCGCTGGCAACTGCGGGTTTCCACCGAGGGGGAACTGCTGCTTCGCAGTCCCTCCTTATTCGTCGGCTATTGGCAGAATCCCGAGGCGTCCGCGGCGGCCAGGTCGGACGGTTGGTACCGCACCGGGGATCTGGTGGAGCTCGCACCCGACGGCGAAGTGCGGATCATCGGCCGGTTGAAGGATGTCCTGAAGACCAGCGGCGGCAAGATGGTGAGCCCGCAACCTATCGAGGTGCGCCTGAAGGCCAGCCCGCTCATCGACGACGCCATCGTCGTGGGCGACGGACGCAAGTATCTCTCGGTGTTGTTGTGCGTGAGCCACGAGGCCAAGAGGCTGACCGCACGGGACCGGGACCACGCGCTGAGCGCGTTGCTCGAGGAGGTCAACGCCGAGCTCGCGCGACCCTGTCAACTGAAGAAGTACCGGGTCCTTCCGCGCGAGCTTTCGGCCGCAGCCGGCGAGCTCACGGCCAAGGGCACCATCCGGCGGGCAGCCATCCTGGCGGCGTTCAGCGATCTCGTCGACGAGATGTATGACGCCGGAGATCTCGACGCGATCGCCCGCGAGGCCCGCTATGCGGGACCGAACCGCAAGCGGTAG
- a CDS encoding TetR/AcrR family transcriptional regulator, whose translation MTPVRVMQIGAPPNGAGERDIVTSMTEDRPSARGSRRELLLKVAAELFLEHPYDSVTVGMVCAKAGISAPGLYRHFQNKQALLIAVVENPIGSLHEFARKVAEEQDDPHAALTAMVEFHIRSVVEGPPTPLIFLKNEYAFPEADRRRIRRAMNLYAEEWISVVSVLRPDLSDPAVRLLTQTVFSMLNAAATLHKGLDHETIIATMSTAAYHALTASTRPHI comes from the coding sequence ATGACGCCCGTTCGAGTGATGCAGATTGGCGCACCACCGAACGGCGCGGGCGAGCGGGATATCGTGACGAGCATGACTGAAGACCGACCATCCGCCAGGGGTTCTCGGCGAGAGCTCCTGTTGAAGGTCGCGGCCGAGCTTTTCCTGGAGCATCCCTATGATTCGGTCACCGTCGGAATGGTATGTGCGAAGGCGGGCATCTCGGCACCAGGTCTGTATCGTCACTTCCAGAACAAGCAGGCCCTGCTGATCGCCGTCGTGGAGAATCCCATCGGATCGCTGCACGAGTTCGCCCGCAAGGTTGCCGAGGAACAGGATGATCCGCACGCCGCGCTGACGGCCATGGTGGAGTTCCATATCCGCAGCGTCGTGGAAGGACCTCCGACCCCGCTGATCTTCCTCAAGAACGAGTACGCATTTCCCGAGGCGGATCGACGACGAATCCGTCGCGCCATGAATCTTTATGCCGAAGAATGGATCTCGGTCGTGTCGGTGCTGCGCCCCGATTTGTCGGACCCGGCGGTGCGGCTACTGACCCAGACCGTCTTCTCGATGCTCAACGCAGCCGCGACGCTGCACAAGGGGCTCGACCACGAGACGATCATCGCCACCATGTCCACCGCCGCCTATCACGCGCTGACGGCATCCACCCGACCGCACATCTGA
- a CDS encoding acyl-CoA dehydrogenase — protein sequence MARPSFNLFTLPEEHHDLRTAVRGLAEKEIAPHAADVDANSRFPRQALDALTASGFNAVHVPEQYGGQGADSVATCIVIEEVARVDASASLIPAVNKLGTMGLILHGSEDLKKRVLPDLVNGRLASYALSERDAGSDAAGMRTRARADGDDWILDGTKAWITNGGESTWYTVMAVTDPDKGANGISAFAVHIDDEGFTVGAKERKLGIKGSPTVELYFEHCRIPGDRIIGEPGTGFKMALATLDHTRPTIGAQAVGIAQGALDAAIEYTRGRRQFGRAISDFQGVQFMLADMAMKVEAARLMVYNAAARAERGEDGLGFISAASKCFASDIAMEVTTDAVQLFGGAGYTADFPVERMMRDAKITQIYEGTNQIQRVVMSRALLN from the coding sequence ATGGCTCGACCATCGTTCAATCTGTTCACCCTGCCGGAGGAGCACCACGACTTGCGTACGGCAGTCCGTGGGCTTGCCGAGAAGGAGATCGCTCCGCACGCAGCAGATGTCGACGCGAACTCGCGGTTCCCGCGGCAGGCGCTCGATGCGCTGACTGCCTCGGGTTTCAACGCGGTGCACGTGCCCGAGCAGTACGGCGGTCAGGGTGCCGATTCAGTGGCGACCTGCATCGTCATCGAAGAGGTGGCCCGCGTCGACGCATCGGCGTCCCTGATCCCGGCCGTCAACAAGTTGGGCACCATGGGGTTGATCCTGCACGGCTCCGAGGATTTGAAGAAGCGGGTGCTCCCCGATCTCGTCAACGGGCGACTGGCCTCGTATGCGCTGTCCGAACGCGATGCGGGCAGCGACGCAGCCGGGATGCGAACGCGCGCCAGGGCAGACGGCGACGACTGGATCCTCGACGGCACCAAGGCATGGATCACCAACGGGGGAGAATCGACGTGGTACACGGTGATGGCGGTGACCGACCCCGATAAGGGCGCCAATGGCATCTCCGCATTCGCGGTCCATATCGATGACGAGGGCTTCACCGTCGGCGCCAAGGAGCGCAAGCTCGGCATCAAGGGCTCACCGACCGTCGAGTTGTACTTCGAGCACTGCCGAATCCCGGGGGACCGGATCATCGGCGAGCCGGGCACCGGCTTCAAGATGGCGTTGGCAACGTTGGACCACACCCGCCCGACCATCGGAGCACAGGCGGTCGGCATCGCCCAGGGCGCCTTGGATGCCGCGATCGAGTACACACGGGGCCGGAGACAGTTCGGGCGGGCGATCAGTGATTTTCAAGGAGTGCAGTTCATGCTGGCTGACATGGCGATGAAGGTCGAGGCGGCACGGTTGATGGTGTACAACGCCGCAGCCCGCGCCGAGCGAGGCGAAGACGGCCTCGGATTCATCTCGGCGGCGTCGAAGTGCTTCGCCTCGGATATCGCGATGGAGGTCACCACCGACGCCGTCCAGTTGTTCGGCGGCGCCGGTTATACCGCCGACTTTCCGGTCGAGCGGATGATGCGTGATGCCAAGATCACGCAGATCTACGAGGGCACGAACCAGATCCAGCGGGTGGTGATGAGCCGCGCGCTGCTGAATTGA
- a CDS encoding 2-oxo acid dehydrogenase subunit E2: MSTADSEITVTLPGLGEGVTEATVTRWLKAVGDPVESDEALLEVATDKVDTEIPAPTAGVLVQIVEPEDAVVAVGAVVARLGIAAPTSADTPASAPPPPVPAPAPDPAPAPATVDAVSPAVERPAPAAQPDPGAGVDRVEKLPRIRRTIARRMVESLHTAAQLTTVVEADLTLVAMRRAEMKEQFHERTGARLSYLPFIAVAAVDALAEHPIVNATVNADCSEVTYHGSVHLGMAVDGPKGLMVPVIRGAQHRGVVEMGTAIASAAAAVRDGSIAPDDLSGGTFTITNTGSRGALFDTPIINQPQSAILGVGAVTERLVPERDTDGALLIRIRPMVYLSLTYDHRLIDGADAARYLTSVRTRLESG; encoded by the coding sequence ATGAGCACTGCCGACAGTGAGATTACGGTGACGCTGCCCGGTCTGGGCGAAGGCGTCACGGAGGCGACCGTCACCCGATGGCTCAAGGCGGTGGGTGATCCCGTCGAATCGGACGAAGCACTGCTCGAAGTGGCCACCGACAAGGTCGACACCGAGATTCCGGCTCCCACAGCCGGCGTCTTGGTGCAGATCGTCGAACCCGAGGATGCCGTCGTGGCGGTGGGTGCCGTCGTCGCGAGACTCGGCATCGCGGCCCCGACGAGCGCGGATACGCCGGCGTCGGCACCGCCCCCGCCCGTGCCGGCTCCGGCACCCGACCCGGCTCCGGCGCCGGCGACGGTGGACGCGGTCAGCCCCGCGGTCGAGCGCCCGGCGCCGGCCGCGCAGCCCGACCCCGGTGCCGGGGTCGACCGGGTGGAGAAGCTGCCACGGATTCGCCGGACGATTGCGCGCCGAATGGTGGAATCACTGCACACGGCAGCACAACTGACCACGGTGGTCGAGGCCGACCTCACGCTGGTCGCGATGCGGCGCGCGGAGATGAAAGAACAGTTTCATGAGCGGACCGGTGCTCGGCTGTCCTATCTGCCCTTCATCGCCGTGGCCGCGGTCGATGCGCTGGCCGAGCACCCCATCGTCAACGCCACGGTGAACGCCGATTGTTCTGAGGTGACCTACCACGGCTCAGTGCATCTGGGAATGGCGGTGGACGGCCCGAAGGGCCTCATGGTGCCGGTCATCCGTGGTGCGCAGCACCGGGGTGTCGTCGAGATGGGTACGGCCATCGCGTCGGCGGCCGCGGCCGTGCGCGACGGATCGATAGCGCCGGATGACCTGAGCGGTGGCACCTTCACCATCACCAATACGGGGAGTCGAGGGGCATTGTTCGACACTCCGATCATCAACCAGCCGCAGTCCGCAATCCTGGGCGTGGGTGCTGTGACCGAACGGCTTGTGCCCGAGCGCGACACCGATGGTGCCTTGCTCATCCGCATCCGGCCCATGGTGTACCTGTCCCTGACCTACGACCATCGGCTGATCGACGGTGCCGACGCGGCGCGCTACCTGACCTCGGTCCGGACTCGCTTGGAGTCGGGGTGA